Part of the Spirochaetota bacterium genome is shown below.
CGCCGCGACCACAGCACCTACTTCGTCGGTGGCCCAGCAGGCATGATCTCCCAGGACGCGTCGATCGCGAAAATGGCCCCACATCATCCGATCGTAGGAAACAGTATCCACGCCATCCGTCCAGCCCGCGTTCGTAGCCCTTAGCGAAGCCAGCTCCGGATCCTTGTAGGTGAGTATTGCTTTTACGCCGGGAAGCTTCTCGGCCCTGGCGATATCCATGCTTTTTATTCTCGCATGAGCATACGGGCTGCGCAGAACTTTCGCGTAAAGCATATCGGGATAATTGCTTTTCAGGGAAATATCATCCGCATATTTGACCTTGCCCGACGCTTTTTCCAGGCCGTCTATCCGGGGGCGGTATCCGCCGATAAACTTGCGATCCGTACGCTGCTTATAGCCCTGTTTCATGATTTTCCGCCCCTTGTTTGAATTTTTTCCCCCGCGTGGACAGCTGCTTGCGCAATACCCGCATAACAGCCGCAGCGGCAGATATGTCCGGAAAGGGCCTCTTTGATCTCGACGAGACTCGGTTTGGGTTTTTCTTTCAGCAGGGCCTTCGTACTCATGACGAAGCCGGGGGTGCAAAATCCGCATTGTAAAGCGGTCCCATAACCGGGTTCACATTGTTCCGCAAAGGCCTCTACGACGGGATCGTCGTCGGGAAGTCCTTCGATGGTGATTATTTCATGGCCGTTCGCCTGTACGGCGAGCGTGAGGCAGGATAAGACCGGTTTCCCATCCATGATAATCGTACAGGCTCCGCAGGCGCCTTCATCGCAGGAAACCTTGAGGCCGGTCAACCCGAGCTTTTCGCGCAGCAAATAAGCCAGGGTCATATTTGGCGTAATATCCCTGTCGAGCGAAAACTCGTGCCAGGCTTCGTTAATTTTCATACGGATTTTGTTTTCTTTCCCGGCCATGGCGGTCCTCCATTTGATACTGCATTTTACAATTCAGGAATTTCCGTACTCTTTCAGGTTTCGTTACCCCGACAATTCGTCTCAAATCGGAGGCATTCTCCCCGGAAAAGCTACCTCTTGCGGGTAAGCAGCCCATTGACGGCGGGCCTGAAAAATATTTGATGCTCTTATTGTAACGATCGAGGTTGCAAGGTCAATCAATAATTGATTCGCAGGAATGTGCACTATCGACGGAATCGTGTAGTACGAGCAGGACGGGAAACAATGCATGCGGATACGTGGCCCCCGGGAACGCAGGTGAGATCGTATGCGCGCCCGGAGGGAATCGAACCCCCGACCCACAGCTTAGAAGGCTGTTGCTCTATCCGACTGAGCTACGGGCGCATCTTTCGGGGTGAGAGGATTCGAACCTCCGACCTCATGGTCCCAAACCACGCGCTCTAACCGGACTGAGCTACACCCCGTGAAGTGAGCCCATTATAATCGGAAAACAGGGGTGTCAATAAAAAATTAAGCCCCGGGGCAGATACCGCCCTCAGCAGAATTTCAGATACTCTTCCTCGATCATCGAGTGCAGGCTCGTGACCAGTCCCCCCACGGGCTGCTTCGCAACCTCCGTGGAGCGCCTGAGCTTGATCTCGACCTCCCCGCTCTGGAAGAAACCCTTCCCCGCGGTGATCCTGATCGGGATGCCTATGAGGTCCGCGTCCGCGAATTTCACGCCGGGGCTCGCCTTGCGGTCGTCGTAGAGCACCTCGATGCCGGCATGGCAGAGCGTGTCGTATATCTCGTCCACTGCCCTCGCCTCGTCCTCGGTCTTCGCGATTCCCACGAGGTGCACCTGGAAGGGCGCGACCGTGATTGGCCAGATGATCCCCTTCCCGTCATAGTGCTGCTCGACGATGGCGGCCATCGTGCGGTTCACGCCGATCCCGTAGCACCCCATGATGGGATGCACCGCCTTGCCGCGCTCGTCCAGCACCGTGAGCTCCATCGACTTCGTGTACTTGTAACCCAGCTTGAAGATGTGCCCCACCTCGATGCCCTTCTTCTCGTCCATGGCGGTGCTACAGCGGGGACACGCGTCCCCCTTGCGCGCGCTCGTGATATCGGTCTGCTCGGCGATCTTGAAATCCCGTCCGGGATTGACGCCCGCGTAATGCCGGTCCACCTCGTTCGCGCCGGTGATCGCGTTCGCGATCCCCGCGACGCCCGTATCGAAAATCATGCGTACGGTTCTTTTGCTCACCGGCCCGGCGAAGCCCACGGGCGCGCCGGTGACCTCCTCGACCACGTTGTTCGGGGCGAGCTCCAGTTCCGCCGCCTTGAGCGCGTTCCGGAGCTTCACCTCGTTGATCTCTCTCCCCCCGGGCACCACGGCCATGACGGGCTTCCCGTCGGCAAGGTAGATGATGCTTTTCAGAAATGTGTCGGGCTCGCAGGAGAAAAACGCGGCGAGCTCGTCGATCGTGCGCACGTTCGGGGTTTCCACGATGCGAAGTTCCTCGGGGGCGCTCTCCTTCGCCGCGAGGCGCGCGAATTCGGCGCGCTCCTGGTTCGCCTTGTAGGCGCAGGCGGGGCAGATAAGCAGCACTTCCTCACCGACCTCGGAGGCGACCATGAACTCCTCGGAATTGCTCCCCCCCATTGCGCCGGTATCCGCCTCGACGGGGATGGTTTCCAGCCCGCATCGCTTAAAGACGGTGCGGTAGGTCTTGCGCATGACCTGGTAGCTCGCGTCCAGCCCCTTCTCGTCCATGTCGAAGCTGTAGGCGTCCTTCATGATGAATTCCTTGCTCCGCATCACGCCGAAGCGGGGGCGGATCTCGTCGCGGAACTTGGTGTTGATCTGGTACGCGTTTACGGGAAGGTCGCGGTAGCTCGAGATGATCGTGCGCATCGCGGAGGTGAAGGCCTCCTCGTGCGTGGGCGCAAGGGCGTATTCCATGGAATTCCTGTCCCGTATGCGGAACAGCTCGGGCCCCATGGTTTCCCAGCGGCCGGATTCCTTCCATAAATCCGCGCTGGTCAGCTCGGGCATGAGAAACTCGACGGCGCCCGCCCGGTCCATCTCCTCCCTCACGATTTCGATCACCTTCCTGAGCACGCGGAATCCCAGCGGCAGGTAAATATACATGCCGGCCGATTCCTTGCGGATGAGGCCCGCGCGGATCATGAGCCGGTGGTTCATAACCACGGCGTCGGACGGGTCTTCCTTGAGCGTGGGGACGGGGTAACGGGTAAATCTCATGGCGTGCACGTGCTCCTTGCGTTTTTAATTGGTGTATGCTTATCGGCGCGCTAAAAAATACAATCAAAATTTCTGCCCGGCCGCGGCGTCCCTGAACCGGCAACAGGCCCCTTTCGCTAAAATTAACATTTTCTTCATTATTTTATTAAATAGTCTTCACCTGTTCTTTGAAAATTGACATCGCACTGGAAATTGAAATATCCACGCGCGGGAGCGGGAATGGACACCAAGGTCATATCGAAAAACCTGACATTTTACTACAGTGAAAAGATGGCGATACAGGACATCTCCATCCCCGTGTACGCCAACACCGTGCTCGCGCTCATAGGCCCGTCTGGCTGCGGGAAGTCGACATTCCTGCGCTGCGTCAACCGAATGAACGATATCATTCCCCATACCAGGGTCGAGG
Proteins encoded:
- a CDS encoding (2Fe-2S)-binding protein, producing MAGKENKIRMKINEAWHEFSLDRDITPNMTLAYLLREKLGLTGLKVSCDEGACGACTIIMDGKPVLSCLTLAVQANGHEIITIEGLPDDDPVVEAFAEQCEPGYGTALQCGFCTPGFVMSTKALLKEKPKPSLVEIKEALSGHICRCGCYAGIAQAAVHAGEKIQTRGGKS
- a CDS encoding proline--tRNA ligase codes for the protein MRFTRYPVPTLKEDPSDAVVMNHRLMIRAGLIRKESAGMYIYLPLGFRVLRKVIEIVREEMDRAGAVEFLMPELTSADLWKESGRWETMGPELFRIRDRNSMEYALAPTHEEAFTSAMRTIISSYRDLPVNAYQINTKFRDEIRPRFGVMRSKEFIMKDAYSFDMDEKGLDASYQVMRKTYRTVFKRCGLETIPVEADTGAMGGSNSEEFMVASEVGEEVLLICPACAYKANQERAEFARLAAKESAPEELRIVETPNVRTIDELAAFFSCEPDTFLKSIIYLADGKPVMAVVPGGREINEVKLRNALKAAELELAPNNVVEEVTGAPVGFAGPVSKRTVRMIFDTGVAGIANAITGANEVDRHYAGVNPGRDFKIAEQTDITSARKGDACPRCSTAMDEKKGIEVGHIFKLGYKYTKSMELTVLDERGKAVHPIMGCYGIGVNRTMAAIVEQHYDGKGIIWPITVAPFQVHLVGIAKTEDEARAVDEIYDTLCHAGIEVLYDDRKASPGVKFADADLIGIPIRITAGKGFFQSGEVEIKLRRSTEVAKQPVGGLVTSLHSMIEEEYLKFC